The genomic DNA TTTAGAATTTAGAATGCATAGCATTACTCAATGCATTATTTATTCAtcttatttattcatatttgaaCTGCATGTGTGAACTTTATGTCTTTATGTGCTACTCTTCGTGCCTTTTATTTGCCCCTCGGAGACAAATTAAGttatttgaattgaataatAACTAAAAGCAGCTACTGTTGCATTAAAGTCCATATCATTTTCAATGTAttgcaggaaatgcattcagTTATTGAAAATCAATTTACTgaatttaaaaaggaaaaggcTTATTAGCCTATGAAGTCATAAAAACAAGCAATATGTTTGATGGAAGTGTACACTGTTTAACTAGAGCTTTACTACATTACTGTTAAATATTTGTTCATCATATCATGTTACACCTAATTCATATTTAGGTCACAATAAGGGCCGGACCTGAATGCGAATTTTCCAAGTTGGATTAGTTGTGTTTTTATCAGGGCTGTCAAAATTTAGTAagcaaagtacatttagaacagattaAAACTGTGCTATTAATCGCGAGTTAACTATGGAAATCACGCTATTAaacgttaaaaaataaaaaattaaattaaatatttttatagaTTGACAGCTCTAGCTCTTTTTCTCTAGACCACACTAATTTAcaaaagacccaacaatttgtttttataaaatgttttcataaatGCTCAATGTTATTACTGATGTTTCTTCTACAACACAGCTCAACTTGATTAGGAGTAATATATTGTTCAGTACAGTCAGGAGCACCTGCAGAGCAGCCAACCGTTATATGTCAGAGtcacacattttaattgtaaGATGCCTTTGCTTGTCATCTTTACACGcagtcaaaaaaatctaaacgtGTGTGTGGTCATAGTTcagttatacatttttattacatcAACATTTAGGGTGCAGCCCTGGTCATAAATGAGTTTTGACTTACAGAGCACTGTGTGACCAACCATGCCACATCAACCCTCAGTAACACTTTTGTCAAACCATTCAGGAAGTTAATCTTTTTATGTTTGATCTTTTCATGGTTATCAGATaatcaaaatgaataaatacatgaagACGAGTACTTAGTGTCATCCTaattaaataacatttttaaaaaggaggcTAAGGCCACTTCTACGTTCAGACAAATTCTTCAGTATATTATCTGAATTTTAACAAAGTCTGCAAGAACCACAGTGTTACCACTTATGCGGAAACAAGCATTGAGGCCATTATAAAAACTGACAATTCCAGAAGTAACAATATTTAAATCATAAAGATTGTCATGTGTCTGTACCTCTCCACATTGACTGGTGGTGGTAGAACTTTAGATACATCTGAGCCTCTCTTTCCTGAGGTGGGCATGATGGTTTCACCCTCGGACTTGAGCTTGTCGACAAAGTTGTCCACCTCTTTCCCTTTAGCACCCAGTTTCAGGGCCTTACTGGGTCCACTTGGTctggaaagaagaagaaaaaaaaacatcatcttTGAACATTGGTCTTCAACCATTAAAAAGAACATCAACTGCCCCAGTCAAAATTACAATGACTGTCCATAAATGTCCCTTTGCACTACCAATGCAACTTAACAATACCAAAAAGagaatttcaatttcaaaaagGAAATTACATATGCATTTCTTGGTAGCTGTACCTGACTGTAGCTGGTGTGATCTTGGGCTTCTCAGGCTCGACGAGGGTGTCTGTAATGATGGACCCAGACGAGACGCTGGTCATGCCGCCGCTGCCAAAGCCGCCGAAAGCTGGCACCTTCTTTCCAGAGCGCTCAGCATCCCTTCTAGCCTGCTGCAGCTCCTTGgccttcctcctcatctctgccTTGGCCTCTCTCTCCTGGGTCTGTGAGTtaacaaataacaattaaagtTGTTCTAAATGATGTGACAGTTATACACTGAGACACAATACATCATTTTCACCGGTGTTTTAATTGCTGCAAACTTGTGCAGTGTACAGGAAATTGGTAACAGAGTTAATAGGACGGAAAAAAATCTGCAAAATCCATTCCTTCACTTGTGGAGATTTctgtaaatatatacagtacagtagccGTATCTACAATGTGATACAATGCACACTTAGTATAAGATGTAACACAGTATTGCTGCCATGACCCGATTTCCCCATAgggatctcacacacacacacctctctgacAGCACGGAAAACCTTCTCCTCATGAGAGTCCATCTCTGTGAAGGTGCGGATCTGAGCCAGGTTGACGTTCTCTCTGTAGCCTAGTGCCACAATCTCATCGAAGGCAAAGATCAGGTCAAAGCAGTGCTCCGATATTTCGCTTTCCTCCAGCACACGACAGTACTCTGGGATCTTGAATGGTAGGGAAGAAGAAGGAATATCAGACAATTTAACCCAAGCAAGCATTTTGTTAGGAAAAGTGACAATAACTATTTTTACATGACAGTCTTGGCTAAAAGCTTGACTGCTGACAAGTCCACAGATCCTGATCTATCtgatcgtaaaaaaaaaaaaaaacactactaaAAACTGTGAGGTTGTTTAAGCATTGGCTCTAATGGCTAAACTTTATCAACAATGCTTGTTTTCTCATAATTTTGGGGTCATAAATGCCTTGTTTCTGACAAGCCGTTTAAACAAAGCTATTTTaaaacatacacagaaacaccaGTTGCTGTACAGTATTAATAGTAGAGCTTGACGTTTGAAACTATATGTATGAATACAGATGTCAGGCTCTGAGCAATTGTAATGATCATACTTTTATCGCCacatcagttgtttttttttcattaagctTTTGTTGCTGTGCTTGTCAAGCACTACGTGACCGCTACATTTGAAATTAaggtcagtaaaaaaaaaatgtattgctcACAAAGGATCGTACATATAAAATTATACTGGATTATTACAGAGGCAGACTATAAACCATTGTTCTTTTTAAGCTTGAAATGATAAACTGATGAATATTCACAATCCTACTCCTACATGGaccatttatatacagtatataccatTAATAGAGGGATAACCAGAACCTGGCTGACATGCAGTCATTCAGATTCATTTATATGCAACTAGTATAGACCTACAGCAACAGAAGGTAAATCATTAAAACAATTTCCATTTCTTAACACTGCAATGTGACATGTTAACTTTACATCACATTGATGGACATTATTTTATTTccaggcacagacagacaccgAAGCACCACGTTTTCCTTACCACACGGGAGAAGAGTCTGAGTGTCTCCAAGTCTTCCAGGATGTTGCTGTTCTTGGTAGTGATGAGGACCATGTAGAGTTTCTCCAGTGGCTGGTACACGTAGCGAACACTGTCTGTTTCCACAAAGGTGTGCTGCTTGCCCATGTTCATCAGTTTAGGGAATGCAGCCAGAAGACCCTCAATACGGGTCCGGGTCATTTCAACAAACTGCCGCGATACAATGGCCTTGCCGGCCTTGGTGCACACCGCCGCTGCCAACAGCACCTACAGCAGAAGAGAAAACTGGACTGTTGTAGTGCCAACATAGCTTCACAATGTTCAGCACATTGTGCATGTATAATTTGTTTGAGCATGCAAATTTAACCAAATGGCAAAATGAAGTTATGGGGCAAAAGGAACTTAATGCTCAAATTAGGTTGACAGTTCCCCCGTTTGCTTCAACTTGCGGTAACCCGAATCCCCACTAGTGTTTGCATCTTTCTAGAGAGAGCAAGTTTTGCAAAGTTAAACATCAGCAATTTAATATCGTCTTGAGACAACATTGGGTGTCAGATTCAGCAACCACAGACCTACTCAGGTAGCCGTACAACTTAAATTATTGGGTCGTACTGTTCAAGGCGAAGTACTATGTTGAGCTTTGGTGGTAGAAGACTGTACTGTAGGAGTAgcaatagggctgggcaatatatagatatatcaatatcgtgatatgagactggatatcgtcttagattttgaatatcgtaatatgacacaagtgttatCTGTCCCCGGTTTTAATGGctggattacagtaaagtgatgtaatttttttaacataccagactgttctagcttttctattatttgcctttacccatttAGTTATGATATAAacattaatgatgattatttataaaaacaaatctcattgtgtaaatatttttttgtaagcacCAACTGTCAATCCTAAAATATCaccacaatatcgatattgagatatttggtcaacaatatcgtgatattagattttttccatattgcccagctctaagtaGCAGGCATTTCTATTTAACCTTTTATTAAGAATAATTGCTGCCGCCGAGAGAACATGTATGCAGAATTTGGCAATGGTGAGAAAACGTTAAGTCGTGTTTACGATAGGTGAATGTCTGCCaacattttaaaactttaaCTGGTGCTTGTTGAGGCGTTGTCTCCTCATCAAACTTGGAGACAACGTCAGCGTGGACAGATATGTTTCCAGTAAATTAACTTACATACAAATTTTAATTTAGCTTAATATAAGTAGTACTTTTAGGCACCAACCGAATTCCATCCACagtattgagtatcgaaaaatggcTTGTCATTCAATACAAAATTTGAATACCTAAGgcgtaaatctcatcagcgtcagtgagccaataatgCAGCATGGTTGTatcaagatctaataatgcttcTAATTGGCTGGCCTAAAATGAGTctatgcttttaaaaaaaaaaaaaaaaaaaaaaaaaggtagttacACCCGGATAAAAGCCGTTGGCTAACGTTACGGCTAGCTCTCTACAAGCTGACCAAACTGGAAATCACTTATTCTCCCGGTTTGGTCTGCTCGCAGAGCATGCAACAGAGTGTAATGTTCGTcacagctaacattagcaaaatATCCGCAATTTGGCACTATTTTACACTGGAACATCCCACCAGTAAAAACGGCATTGTGTACAGTATACAAAGCTTTAGTGTTGCCAATTTGAGTTTCACTACTGTTTAATACTGGTACTGTACTACTTAAAATTTGTATGGGTAAtggtatttatttaaaaaaagataattagaggataaaccccttgagatgtcATTTTAAGTGGTCCatatttatcttttaaattgtgGCTGCACagggtttttttatttatttttttaaaaaggaactattattttattattttatgttattatttCTAGATTTATTTATGGGTTTTTTCCagttatgactgactgtcaaagtagataataaaagaaaggtCTATGGCATTCATTCTCtgtatgtatttgttcatgttttacaaagaatGTAAtacctgtatgtatgtatgtatgttgtatatatatatatatatatatatatatatatatatatatatatatatatatatatatatatatatatattcattctgAATGCACTGGTATCGAACCGTTATACTGTAGCTAgttcaggtaacgttaccgaAATCGGAAGGAAAATTTGCATCGGAACATATCTTAATATAGAAAAGGTAAGCTTATATAAATATGAGTACTTCATCTGTTTTACCCTGGTAATTTAATTGTATTCATTCCACGTTGACAATGGCTGAAGTTAGAAATGAAAGACATCGACTGCATCGAACTTTATATGGACAAGCAACAATTGTGAATACATGTTGTAGCAGCTGGCTAACCATTATGATAACACAAATATGCGGTATATAACGTTAGGTAAGGTTTATTTAAGAACGGGATCTGGGGTTGCCTGGCTGGgatgacagcaggtaacgttagctcggATCAGGCTAGTGACAGGAGCTAGCTAACACTAGCGCTAGTTAACGTCAGCAATGTCTGCACACTCTGTGCCGCCTACTCACCTGAACATTGACTCTGTATAAAGACACGACGAtgcatttatttgattttagCAACTCTCTTTAAGGTTAGCGCTGTCAGCCCGGTGAAAAGTAACGTTTGGTGTTCCTGTTACTTCGCTCTTGGAGAACCTATCTAACTGATACCTAGCTTTAGCTAGTTATCAGGTTAGCCAGTGTTATGATAATTGCTAGGCCCGATAAAAGCCAGGGACATATCATAATTTTAGACTATCACTCACCATTTTGGTCTCTCTCTATGGTAGGACGATCTTCCGTCTCTCGTGTTTCTTGATTTTTGTGATTTCTAGTCACTCTAGAATAGCAAGGTGCAGATATACAGCTGACTCCAAGTTGTGTgattgttagctagctagcgtcaATATGGCAGCAGTACAGAGCCACGTCTCCACCGGAAGAGCAGCGATAGAACTGCCCACCGTAAAAACCAATGACGTGGGCCCCAAAATGTTGGCCTTATTGCATAAATAAGTTTCTCGCACTACTTCCACAGGCGTTTCTTCCATTTACTTAGATCCCCGTGTGGTGCCGACATCTTGGAAatatattaaacattttaacctgTCATATACGTGTAGGTTGAACAGACGACAGCTgtaatatttaattatttactaACAAATAACattgtaaacatataaaacatacaaaaacagaaaataccaGGGAATCAATATAGACATGAatcagttaaaaaaatgtatatgcaTAGATCTAGGGTTTTAATAGCTTTCTTGTTTTTAGAATATAGGATTGGAATGCCAAGTTTGATATAATTTTCCAAAAATTGAAAAGGATGGTTTATGATTGGAAAATTTATGAATATGAGATTTTGCGAGATATACGATCAAATTGATGGTAAAGTATTGATTTGGTAGCagagtaaaaaataataatatagttttaTAGGAAAGGGAAAATTCAGAGACAATATTTTGGGATATAAATGTACAGACATCTTGCCCAGAAATAGAAGAGTGGGGACATAACCAAAAAGATGACATCAGTCTTCTTGAACCATTTGACAAAATGAGCGGACCACGTCAATTAACTGGGCAAAAGCTCTACCCTTACAGAGTGTTAAACTGGTTTGTATTGACTTAATTGATCGTTTAGCAATATGCACCAATAAAGCACAAATGATTAAGGCCCTAAGCTGATTTACTACCTGATCTTGAGGCCATATCTTGTAGAGGGTCCCTGTGTGGAAATCAAGACCTTTATTGTTTCAATTTGTGCTTATGTTGCATAATCCCAAAAACAATTGGTTCAATTAAATTGTGCAAACCATGGGGACAGGTGATATTATATCAAAGAAAGCACAAAAAAgtcacactgtcatggcttTAATTATCATAAATCAAACTTTAAAGATCATGGTTTAATTTGATAGCCTACCACACGTTACCATTCTCAACTGAAGTTTATAATCCACCATATTAATAAAGACTTCACAGTGTTGCAGTAACTTTCTTTGGTCACATTATTTAAAGTGTGTGTAGCCTACTGCCAACTCTATTTATTCAGTGTGAATAGCCTAGGTTTTAACACATTTCACTGTTCCTTTGTCTAAAATATCCAAGAAAAACTAGGGACACGAGGGTCAGCTGTATAGCCTTTGAAGCTGTTTAATGAAACTTGCTTCCACTCCCTCCCAAAAGATTGTCTGAAAATTTCTTTTTGGCAATATGGAAGTAGTGACAGGTGCGGCACTTGACATTCAAGTCCAAAGTTGATATACCTGTATTGTTTATTATATGGCCACATCATCAGGTCACATctggaaggaaaaaaatattatagGCTACTGAGCTGTTCTGATAGCAACAGTCTTCAGTAAATTGTTGCATTTTCTCTTCGTATTGCCTAGAATAAAGACTGTAGGCCTACTTTGTCACATCTAATACACAAAAATAACCAATCCGCAACCCACACGTTATACCCGTAGgttatttcttattttaacATAATGCTCCTCTATTGCGTAACATCCGAAAGAGGAAACTGAAAAACGGAACAAGGAAACGACCTCTAACCGGATCTTTGGTTCCGCGTTCATTCATTAGAGGAGCTATGGGAGCTGCATGAGAGGAGTTCCCTGGACTGTTTTCAAGGATTTCGTTGTCTTTAAGGCTCTCTGTGTAAAATAAAGCGCGCTGTTAACCCGTGCGACGTCGGCAAAGTGAACCGGACCATCGGCATGTCGGAGGAAGCAAGTTCACCGGTAGGTTTTAAGTAAATTAACCCGGTAGTTTGTACATGCATGAAGCTCCTTTAGTGCCATATGTTTAGTTCTCGCTGTGGCTGGAGAGCGCCATTTCCGTATGCCCCGTCATTTGGAGAGCGATGATTGGTTAATCCTTTTGTCTATTTCAGTGCTCAGTTTTCTATTGGACGATTAATAAGAGATGATCTGTCAGTCAAACCTTGACAGATAACGCGCTAGTAAAGCAAACGAAAGGTTTAAGGGTTGACATTGAAGTTATACCGTTTTAACCACGTAGTTAACCTGCTATATGTTCATAAACTACGATACTATGTTGTATGCATCTTTTGTCAATACTTTTAATGCAGAAAAGTAAACTGTTCATCTGCTAAACTTTACAGCCCAAAATGTTAGACAAGACACTTTCAAACATATGGCAGTTAACTTTCGTATTTTAACTACATTAATAGCCTAATTCCAGTTTTACGAAATGGGAAGCATTGCTCTTTGGTAGTAGTTTAAATAcaatcaacaaaacaaaaagttagGATTTAGGATTAAGTGCTGTTTGTTCTACTTCGTACATACCATATGGAAGAGTGTCAACTACataactgtaaaaatactcaattacaagtaaaagtcctgcattcaaaatgttactcaagtaaaattatattaattttgtcagaaaaatgtccttaaagtataaaaagtaaaagtaacgtTACTCTATGCCAGTATGTATGAATATATACTATAGGATTATTAATACTCATGCATTGATGTTTAAGCAGCATTTTCTTCCTGTCATTGATTTAAGGTGCAGCTTATTTTACAGCTGACTAAAGtttgactacagctgtcaaacaaatgtactgcaaaaaaaaaaaaaaaaaaaaaaaaaaaaaaaaaaaaaaaaaaactattatttttattaaatgtacTATTACTCTTATAATGTAGTATTATTAATGAATAAGTGTACGTATTAATGTCCATAGTAAAGTGGTTTAATTGGAGTTCATTTCATTTGAAAGCaagatacctttttttttttttttaaatcggttGTTTCATAATGGTATTTTTCTCTGTGACACTTCTTGACATTTCATAAAGACTCTTCTCATTAGTGTTGTCACCAATCCCTGGACTCTAAACCGTCATTCACCAGCATTCAGCCACTCTTACCAGGCATGGCCAATCAAATAAGTGCCCAATGACATTAAATGACACATTAAAAACTAGCTTAGTTTGTACACCGTTGCATATGTTATTTGATATGCAATGTGGTTTCTGTGTATTTCCATCAAAGAAACAGCAGGGACAAATATGctttaaatgttcttttttttatgtgtattgtTATATCTTAGTCTATGACAGCTAGCCAGTTTTTGGTGGCagattatttagaaataaagCGTTTCACAGGAGAAAAGTTTCTAGCCACAGACTGCtctgtatatttaaaaaaaaaaaaaaaaaaaaactgtgaccaCACCTCATACACAAGACGCTGCTCCAATGCCCCTCCCTGCCTTTTTATAACGGACTCAATGAATTGGCACACTTATCTTTTGGGACCAGAGATATCTTAGGGTGGAGGTcctgaagggggggggggatgtccGGTAAAAAAGACCACTGTTCAGTATCTAGATGCTATATGACCTCAGCACAGCTCCTTACCAAGACACAGCAGGCAGTCCCAGCCACACAGCGGACACAATAGCCTCCACAGTGCAGTCCGAGAATTATGGAGCAGGGAGCTTACAAGTACATGAGGGTGAGGCGAGCAGAGAAAATGCTTCCGCACATTTCTGAACTAGTTATAGAGGTGGTTG from Perca fluviatilis chromosome 2, GENO_Pfluv_1.0, whole genome shotgun sequence includes the following:
- the arcn1b gene encoding archain 1b, with translation MVLLAAAVCTKAGKAIVSRQFVEMTRTRIEGLLAAFPKLMNMGKQHTFVETDSVRYVYQPLEKLYMVLITTKNSNILEDLETLRLFSRVIPEYCRVLEESEISEHCFDLIFAFDEIVALGYRENVNLAQIRTFTEMDSHEEKVFRAVRETQEREAKAEMRRKAKELQQARRDAERSGKKVPAFGGFGSGGMTSVSSGSIITDTLVEPEKPKITPATVRPSGPSKALKLGAKGKEVDNFVDKLKSEGETIMPTSGKRGSDVSKVLPPPVNVESVHLRVEEKISLTCGRDGGLQNMELLGMITLRVTDEKSGRIRLIINNNDNKGLQLQTHPNVDKKLFTADSVIGLKNPEKSFPLNNDVGVLKWRLQSTDESLIPLTINCWPSESGSGCDVNIEYELQEESLELNDVVISIPVPSGVGAPVIGDLDGEYKHDSRRNILEWCLPVIDANNKTGSLEFSIAGQPNDFFPINVSFVSKRNYCDIQVTKVTHVDGDSSIRFSSETSFVVDKYEIL